A genomic window from Cloacibacillus evryensis DSM 19522 includes:
- the gmhB gene encoding D-glycero-beta-D-manno-heptose 1,7-bisphosphate 7-phosphatase, with the protein MKTVIMAGGKGTRISSIASDIPKPMIDIEGKPVLEREIECLRKQGFVDLLITINHFGQIIMDYFGNGNKFGVKIEYFNEEVPLGNAGALFKLKDKLTKDFLLLNADHLFNVDFSRFISFHNKHQGLVTLFTHPNNHPYDSGLIIADKNHNVIKWLTKEEKRPIWYRNRINAGLHIISPKLLMQEINTPEVDLDRQLLKPLAGSGRMFCYDSPEYIKDMGTPERYVAVCRDYRSNIIETKNLKQKQKAIFLDRDGTINKYVGFLRNIDDFELIHSVPEAIKRINASGYLAIVVTNQPVIARGEVNYKQLENIHNKMETLLGLEGAYIDAIYYCPHHPHHGFEGEIKELKFSCDCRKPKPGMLLKAAEDYNIDLHQSWMVGDKESDLLAGKAAGCKCVQVNETYLLLDAVNNILGDK; encoded by the coding sequence ATGAAAACCGTAATCATGGCCGGAGGCAAAGGTACAAGAATTTCTTCCATTGCTTCTGATATACCTAAACCAATGATAGATATTGAAGGCAAGCCTGTTCTTGAACGAGAAATTGAATGTTTAAGAAAACAGGGGTTTGTTGACCTTTTAATTACAATTAACCATTTTGGTCAAATAATTATGGATTACTTCGGTAATGGCAACAAGTTTGGAGTAAAAATTGAATATTTCAATGAAGAAGTCCCTTTGGGAAATGCCGGAGCGCTGTTTAAACTCAAGGATAAATTAACCAAAGACTTTCTTCTTTTAAATGCTGACCATCTTTTTAATGTAGATTTTAGTAGGTTTATATCTTTTCACAATAAGCACCAGGGGTTAGTTACACTGTTCACACATCCAAATAATCACCCTTATGACAGCGGTTTAATAATTGCGGACAAGAATCATAATGTCATTAAATGGCTTACGAAGGAAGAAAAACGACCAATTTGGTATCGAAACAGAATAAATGCAGGACTGCATATTATCTCCCCAAAACTTCTGATGCAAGAAATCAACACGCCAGAAGTTGACCTTGACCGACAACTACTCAAACCATTGGCTGGTTCAGGGCGTATGTTTTGTTATGATAGTCCGGAATATATCAAAGACATGGGGACACCAGAAAGATATGTAGCTGTGTGTCGCGATTATAGAAGTAATATTATTGAAACAAAAAACCTAAAGCAAAAGCAAAAAGCTATTTTTCTAGATCGGGATGGAACAATTAATAAATATGTTGGATTCCTCCGAAATATTGATGATTTTGAGCTTATACACAGCGTTCCAGAGGCAATAAAGAGAATTAACGCATCGGGATATCTTGCCATTGTGGTTACAAATCAACCGGTAATAGCTAGAGGCGAAGTAAATTACAAACAACTTGAAAATATACACAACAAAATGGAAACTTTACTTGGTTTAGAAGGAGCCTATATTGATGCAATCTACTATTGCCCACATCATCCACATCATGGGTTCGAGGGAGAAATCAAAGAGTTAAAATTCTCTTGTGATTGCAGAAAACCAAAACCAGGAATGCTTTTAAAAGCAGCAGAAGATTACAATATAGATTTACACCAATCATGGATGGTTGGTGACAAAGAAAGCGATTTACTTGCCGGTAAAGCAGCTGGATGCAAATGTGTTCAAGTTAATGAGACCTATCTTCTTTTGGATGCCGTGAACAATATATTAGGAGACAAATGA
- a CDS encoding D-sedoheptulose-7-phosphate isomerase codes for MKKTVETHLNFLIKRYPKLKCCKNSIATAFEIINESYSNGGKLLVAGNGGSAADAEHIVGELMKGFKKLRKLKIEYVNELIKIDAEHGSILAKNLQGAMPAIALDGHPGLSTAYMNDCEPLLCFAQQVNGYGKTEDVFFGISTSGNSSNIIFAAVVARAKGMKVIGLTGAKDSELSRRSDICIKVPGTETYIIQEYHLPVYHCLCSMLEEEFFE; via the coding sequence ATGAAAAAAACGGTTGAAACTCATTTAAATTTTCTCATTAAACGGTATCCTAAATTAAAATGCTGTAAAAATAGCATAGCTACTGCATTTGAAATAATAAATGAAAGTTATTCTAATGGTGGAAAATTACTTGTAGCTGGAAATGGTGGTAGTGCCGCAGATGCAGAACATATTGTTGGCGAACTCATGAAAGGTTTCAAAAAACTTAGAAAACTAAAAATAGAATATGTAAATGAGCTTATCAAAATAGATGCTGAACATGGAAGCATTCTTGCAAAAAATCTACAAGGAGCCATGCCAGCAATCGCATTGGATGGACATCCCGGGTTGTCAACTGCTTATATGAATGATTGTGAACCACTTCTATGTTTTGCGCAGCAAGTAAATGGCTACGGAAAAACCGAAGATGTTTTTTTCGGTATTAGTACTAGTGGTAATAGTAGCAATATCATTTTTGCTGCAGTTGTCGCGCGTGCAAAAGGTATGAAGGTAATTGGGCTAACCGGAGCAAAAGACAGTGAACTCTCCCGCAGAAGCGATATCTGTATCAAGGTACCAGGCACGGAGACATATATCATTCAGGAATATCATTTACCGGTATATCATTGTTTGTGTTCAATGTTGGAAGAAGAGTTTTTTGAATAA
- a CDS encoding GDP-mannose 4,6-dehydratase, translated as MKVLVTGAGGMIGSHLVEQLYNRGDEVIGLFHKNKKNIEQIPFPINFVQCDIRYGQGIDNLIMDSLPRQIYHLAAQSYPTVSWVNPSETIDVNVNGTIAVYEAIKKARKYVDSNYDPMVVVACSSAEYGETFNKLKGDSIYVREDAKLLPLHPYGVSKVGQDLLSFQYYMNDHIRCIRARIFNSTGTRKVNDVTSDFTKRAVEAERTGNYMLRAGNLDTFRAIMDQRDLIVALMLLAEKGRDGDVYNISSEHIYQIKDIVTYIEAEIGHKFKIEMTPKLLRPTDEKIIVGNIDKLKNDTGWEQKISMKETVADMLNYWRGVL; from the coding sequence ATGAAAGTATTAGTGACAGGTGCTGGTGGTATGATTGGCTCTCATTTAGTAGAACAGCTATACAATCGTGGAGATGAAGTAATCGGTTTGTTCCATAAGAATAAAAAAAACATTGAGCAGATACCTTTTCCCATTAATTTTGTTCAGTGTGATATTCGATATGGTCAAGGGATAGATAATCTTATTATGGATAGTCTCCCTAGGCAAATTTACCATCTTGCTGCACAAAGTTATCCAACGGTATCTTGGGTAAATCCATCCGAGACCATAGATGTTAATGTTAATGGTACTATTGCAGTCTATGAAGCCATTAAAAAAGCCCGTAAATACGTTGATAGTAATTATGATCCTATGGTAGTTGTTGCATGTTCCAGTGCTGAATATGGGGAAACATTTAACAAATTAAAAGGCGACTCCATTTACGTAAGAGAAGATGCAAAATTACTTCCGTTACATCCATACGGAGTCAGTAAAGTTGGACAAGACTTACTGTCTTTCCAGTATTACATGAATGACCACATTCGTTGTATTAGAGCAAGAATTTTCAATTCGACAGGGACAAGAAAAGTTAATGACGTAACATCTGATTTCACCAAAAGAGCTGTCGAAGCCGAGCGAACAGGCAATTATATGTTGCGTGCCGGAAATTTAGATACATTTCGTGCAATTATGGATCAAAGGGACCTTATTGTTGCTTTAATGTTACTCGCCGAAAAAGGGAGGGATGGCGATGTATACAATATATCATCGGAGCATATATACCAGATAAAAGATATAGTAACGTACATTGAAGCAGAAATCGGCCACAAATTCAAAATAGAAATGACTCCTAAATTACTCAGACCAACAGATGAGAAAATTATAGTTGGCAATATTGACAAACTAAAAAATGATACAGGATGGGAACAAAAAATTTCAATGAAAGAAACGGTGGCAGATATGTTAAATTACTGGAGGGGAGTTTTATGA
- a CDS encoding glycosyltransferase family 4 protein: MKVLIIDPWCSDNYEVYTIGLCEGLCDKVDLTICSSYYESRYTEKYNIKPIFFKISDKMCRGMLRSAIRGIEYAVAYIKILIIVRREKYDVVHVEWALLYRMDEFFLKQIRKYVKRLVYTSHNVLPHINGEKYVTKLKRLHNNFDVILVHGEGIKKEYLKYFPEDKNKLKIQYHGIHLTQKKEYVISKVDKHIVDFISSAKKKIISFVGNIFYNKGADRVINYWVNNLNDTEQKLVVAGSLNVPYSELEQYMQTISNSGNILFVPRFLNDDEYAYVLANSSAVVIPYRHASMSGIVYSAAAFRKPVIYTNTGSIAEYIGDECGIQATNTDESLFQALDKSINMDEATLQKLGSNLNKWIYNNYSWNIISAKLVNEVYALGN, translated from the coding sequence ATGAAAGTATTAATTATCGACCCATGGTGTTCTGATAACTATGAAGTATACACTATAGGTTTATGCGAAGGCTTATGTGATAAAGTTGATTTAACTATATGTTCAAGTTATTATGAGAGTAGATACACTGAAAAGTACAATATTAAGCCCATTTTTTTTAAAATATCAGACAAGATGTGTAGAGGCATGCTCCGGAGTGCCATTAGGGGTATTGAGTACGCTGTAGCTTACATAAAGATTCTTATCATAGTAAGAAGAGAAAAATACGACGTTGTACATGTTGAATGGGCGCTTTTATATAGAATGGATGAATTTTTCCTAAAGCAAATAAGAAAATATGTTAAGCGTCTAGTATACACTTCTCATAATGTCCTGCCACATATAAATGGAGAGAAATATGTTACAAAATTAAAAAGGCTTCACAATAATTTTGATGTAATTCTAGTTCACGGAGAAGGAATAAAAAAAGAATACCTAAAGTATTTTCCTGAAGATAAAAACAAACTCAAGATTCAATATCACGGCATACATTTAACGCAGAAAAAGGAGTATGTAATATCAAAAGTAGATAAACATATTGTCGATTTTATCTCATCCGCAAAAAAGAAAATTATTTCTTTTGTTGGAAATATTTTCTATAATAAAGGTGCTGATAGAGTGATTAATTATTGGGTTAATAATCTCAATGACACAGAACAAAAGTTAGTTGTAGCTGGTAGCTTAAATGTACCTTATTCAGAATTAGAACAATATATGCAAACCATTTCCAATTCTGGGAATATATTATTTGTGCCTAGATTTTTAAATGATGATGAATACGCATACGTATTAGCAAATTCTTCCGCAGTAGTAATTCCATATAGACACGCAAGCATGAGTGGCATTGTATACTCTGCTGCTGCATTTAGAAAGCCTGTTATTTATACAAATACCGGATCTATTGCCGAATATATAGGAGATGAGTGTGGCATACAGGCAACTAATACAGACGAATCACTGTTTCAAGCTTTAGACAAATCTATTAATATGGATGAAGCTACTTTACAAAAATTAGGAAGTAATCTTAATAAGTGGATTTATAACAATTATAGCTGGAATATTATATCTGCAAAACTAGTCAATGAAGTTTACGCATTAGGTAATTAG